A DNA window from Pungitius pungitius chromosome 1, fPunPun2.1, whole genome shotgun sequence contains the following coding sequences:
- the etnppl gene encoding ethanolamine-phosphate phospho-lyase, whose protein sequence is MAAEIFVKKQTMDLRKKHIGPSCKIFFSHDPVKIVRAKGQYMYDEKGQRYLDCINNVAHVGHCHPDVVKAGAQQMEVLNTNSRFLHDNLVLYAQRLQATLPDKLSVCYFVNSGSEANDLALRLAWQYTGHKDIITLENAYHGHVSSLIDISPYKFQHLSDAKKNQSVHVAPSPDVYRGKYRADHPDPASAYADEVKDMIHGVHEKGGKIAAFIAESLQSCGGQVIPPTGYFQQVAQHVRKAGGLFIADEVQVGFGRIGTHFWAFQLQGEDFVPDIVTMGKPIGNGHPMSCVVTTKEVAEAFMSSGMEYFNTFGGNPVSCAIGTAVLDVIEKEDLQGNALRVGGYLASLLEQQKEKHPLVGDIRGRGLFAGVELVKDRLTLTPATAEAQEVIYRLKEQYILLSADGPHRNVLKLKPPMCFTKEDADLVVGKIDQILSELEEALGMKLQNTMSLQNGSSKRQLPNEENGHGCPGALSHDRGSSRGVPQQAKRLRT, encoded by the exons ATGGCTGCGGAAATATTTGTGAAAAAGCAGACGATGGACCTGCGGAAGAAGCACATCGG GCCATCATGTAAGATTTTCTTCAGCCATGACCCAGTCAAGATTGTACGAGCCAAAGGCCAGTACATGTATGATGAAAAAGGACAGCGCTACCTGGATTGCATCAACAATGTGGCGCACG TGGGCCACTGTCACCCGGATGTCGTGAAGGCGGGAGCTCAGCAGATGGAAGTGCTCAACACCAACTCGCGCTTCTTGCACGACAACCTCGTCCTGTATGCCCAGAGGCTGCAGGCCACACTGCCCGACAAGCTTTCGGTGTGCTACTTTGTCAACTCGGG CTCTGAAGCCAACGACCTGGCCCTCCGACTGGCATGGCAGTACACTGGCCACAAAGATATCATCACGTTGGAAAA TGCGTATCACGGCCACGTCTCATCGCTCATCGACATCAGCCCGTATAAGTTCCAACACTTGTCGGATGCTAAGAAGAACCAATCGGTCCATGTG GCTCCCAGCCCAGATGTGTACAGAGGCAAATACAGAGCGGACCACCCTGACCCGGCCTCAGCATATGCAGATGAAGTCAAAGATATGATTCACGGAGTCCACGAGAAAGGAGGCAAG ATTGCCGCTTTTATTGCGGAGTCATTGCAGAGTTGTGGCGGGCAGGTCATTCCCCCGACGGGCTATTTCCAGCAAGTGGCACA GCACGTCCGCAAGGCTGGGGGCCTTTTCATTGCagatgaggtccaggtgggCTTTGGGCGCATCGGCACCCACTTCTGGGCCTTCCAGCTTCAGGGAGAAGACTTTGTACCTGACATTGTCACAATGGGAAAGCCTATTGGCAACGGTCACCCAATGTCATGTGTGGTCACGACCAAAGAGGTGGCCGAGGCCTTCATGTCGTCCGGAATGGAGTATTTCAACACT TTTGGCGGTAACCCGGTGTCCTGTGCCATCGGCACGGCCGTCCTAGACGTGATCGAGAAAGAGGATCTCCAGGGTAACGCACTGCGTGTGGGGGGATACCTGGCCAGTCTCCTGGAAcagcagaaggagaagcacCCGTTAGTAGGTGATatcag GGGTCGAGGCCTCTTTGCTGGGGTGGAGCTTGTGAAGGACAGGTTGACGCTTACTCCTGCTACAGCGGAAGCCCAAGAGGTCATATACAG gttaaAGGAACAGTACATTCTTCTTAGTGCTGACGGACCTCATCGCAATGTGCTCAAATTAAAGCCCCCCATGTGCTTCACTAAAGAGGACGCAGACCTGGTGGTGGGGAAAATAGACCAAATACTCTCAG AGCTTGAAGAGGCGTTGGGCATGaagttgcaaaacacaatgagttTGCAGAATGGAAGCAGTAAAAGACAG CTGCCAAATGAGGAAAATGGACACGGGTGTCCGGGGGCCTTATCACACGACCGAGGGAGCAGCCGAGGGGTTCCTCAACAAGCCAAACGCCTAAGGACATAA
- the rpl34 gene encoding large ribosomal subunit protein eL34, with translation MVHRLTYRRRLSYNTASNKTRLSRTPGNRIVYLYTKKVGKAPKSACGICPGRLRGVRAVRPRALMRLSKTKKHVSRAYGGSMCAKCVRDRIKRAFLIEEQKIVVKVLKAQAQSQKSK, from the exons ATGGTGCATCGCCTGACTTACCGTCGTAGGTTGTCCTACAACACAGCCTCCAACAAAACCAGACT GTCCCGGACTCCCGGTAACCGCATCGTGTACTTGTACACCAAGAAGGTGGGCAAAGCACCCAAGTCGGCATGTGGCATCTGCCCAGGAAGACTGCGTGGA GTCCGGGCTGTTAGACCACGGGCTCTGATGAGGCTCTCTAAGACCAAGAAGCACGTCAGCAGGGCCTACGGAGGCTCCATGTGCGcaaagtgtgtgcgtgacag GATCAAGCGTGCTTTCCTGATTGAGGAGCAAAAGATCGTAGTCAAGGTGCTCAAGGCACAGGCACAGAGCCAGAAATCTaagtaa
- the ostc gene encoding oligosaccharyltransferase complex subunit ostc produces METLYSMPFALLECPNVKLKKPSWLHMPSAMTVYAVVIVSYFLITGGIIYDVIVEPPSVGSMTDEHGHQRPVAFLAYRVNGQYIMEGLASSFLFTMGGLGFIILDRSNAPNIPKLNRFLLLFIGFVSVLLSFFMARVFMRMKLPGYLMG; encoded by the exons ATGGAGACACTATACAGTATGCCGTTCGCTCTGCTGGAGTGCCCCAATGTGAAGCTGAAGAAACCGTCGTGGCTGCACATGCCGTCGGCCATGACCGTGTACGCGGTCGTCATCGTGTCCTACTTTCTCATCACGGGAG GTATCATCTACGACGTCATTGTGGAGCCACCGAGTGTGGGTTCAATGACTGATGAGCACGGACACCAGAGACCAGTGGCCTTTTTGGCCTACAG AGTAAACGGCCAGTACATCATGGAAGGACTGGCTTCCAGTTTCCTTTTCACAATGGGAGGCCTGGGCTTTATAATCCTGGACCGCTCCAATGCACCCAACATTCCCAAACTCAAccgcttcctgctgctcttcatcgGTTTTGTCAGCGTTCTCCTCAGCTTCTTCATGGCCAGAGTATTCATGCGCATGAAGCTGCC AGGATACCTCATGGGCTAA